A window of Buteo buteo chromosome 28, bButBut1.hap1.1, whole genome shotgun sequence contains these coding sequences:
- the IFRD1 gene encoding interferon-related developmental regulator 1 isoform X1 — translation MPKPKKRGSNHQRGAGGQPRNVQPFSDEDASIETMSHCSGFSDPASFTEDGPEVDEEATQEDLEYKLKGFIDLTLDKSAKTRQAALESLKSAFSSKILYEFIMERRMTLTDSIERCIKKGKSDEQCAAAGLACLLCVQMGSGIESEEIFKTLGPVLKKIVCDGTASVQARQACATCLGICCFIVTDDITELYSTMECLENIFTKAYQRDRDTNGVSSTHNTVLHISALLAWTLLLTICPMNEVKKKIEMHLHKLPSLLSCDDLNMRIAAGETLALLFELARETDADFFYEDMELLTEKLRALATDGNKHRAKVDKRKQRSVFRDVLRAVEERDFPTEMVKFGPERMYIDCWVKKQTYDTFKEILGSGMQYHLQSNDFLRNVFELGPPVMLDAATLKTMKISRFERHLYNSAAFKARTKARSKCRDKRADVGEFF, via the exons ATGCCCAAGCCTAAGAAGCGGGGGAGCAACCACCAGCGCGGAGCCG GTGGTCAGCCCAGAAATGTGCAGCCTTTTAGTGATGAAGATGCTTCAATTGAAACTATGAGCCACTGCAGTGGCTTCAGCGATCCTGCTAGCTTCACTGAGGATG GGCCTGAAGTTGATGAAGAAGCCACTCAAGAAGACTTAGAATACAAATTGAAGGGATTTATTGATCTTACATTGGACAAGAG TGCAAAGACAAGACAAGCAGCTCTTGAAAGTCtgaaaagtgctttttcttctaaaatactaTATGAATTTATCATGGAAAGGAGAATGACACTAACTGATAGCATTGAACGCTGCATAAAGAAAG GTAAGAGTGACGAACAGTGTGCAGCTGCCGGACTGGCATGTCTTCTGTGTGTGCAGATGGGGTCAGGAATTGAAAGTGAAGAGATTTTTAAGACCCTTGGTCCGGTTCTGAAGAAGATTGTCTGTGATGGAACAGCCAGTGTCCAAGCCAGACAGGCT TGTGCAACCTGCTTAGGGATTTGCTGTTTCATTGTCACTGATGACATTACG GAGCTGTACTCTACTATGGAATGCCTGGAAAACATCTTCACAAAGGCCTATCAGCGAGACAGAGACACTAATGGCGTATCAAGTACCCATAATACTGTGCTTCACATCAGTGCTCTCTTAGCATGGACACTGTTGTTGACCATTTGTCCAATGAAtgaagtgaagaagaaaattgaaat GCACTTGCATAAACTTCCAAGTCTCCTGTCTTGTGATGACCTCAACATGAGAATAGCTGCTGGAGAAACACTAGCTCTTCTGTTTGAACTGGCACGTGAAACAGATGCT GATTTCTTTTATGAAGATATGGAGCTTCTGACAGAGAAACTAAGAGCTCTGGCTACTGATGGAAATAAGCACCGAGCCAAAGTAGATAAAAGAAAGCAGCGATCTGTCTTCAGAGATGTTCTACGAGCTGTTGAG GAGCGTGACTTTCCTACAGAGATGGTTAAGTTTGGACCTGAGCGCATGTATATTGACTGCtgggttaaaaaacaaacttacGATACCTTCAAGGAGATTCTGGGGTCGGGGATGCAATATCATTTGCAG TCAAATGACTTTCTTCGGAATGTGTTTGAGCTTGGTCCACCAGTAATGCTAGATGCTGCAACTCTGAAAACAATGAAGATATCCCGTTTTGAAAGG cACTTGTACAACTCTGCAGCATTCAAGGCTCGGACAAAGGCTAGAAGTAAATGTCGTGATAAAAGAGCAGACGTGGGGGAATTTTTCTAG
- the IFRD1 gene encoding interferon-related developmental regulator 1 isoform X2, whose translation MPKPKKRGSNHQRGAGGQPRNVQPFSDEDASIETMSHCSGFSDPASFTEDGPEVDEEATQEDLEYKLKGFIDLTLDKSAKTRQAALESLKSAFSSKILYEFIMERRMTLTDSIERCIKKGKSDEQCAAAGLACLLCVQMGSGIESEEIFKTLGPVLKKIVCDGTASVQARQAELYSTMECLENIFTKAYQRDRDTNGVSSTHNTVLHISALLAWTLLLTICPMNEVKKKIEMHLHKLPSLLSCDDLNMRIAAGETLALLFELARETDADFFYEDMELLTEKLRALATDGNKHRAKVDKRKQRSVFRDVLRAVEERDFPTEMVKFGPERMYIDCWVKKQTYDTFKEILGSGMQYHLQSNDFLRNVFELGPPVMLDAATLKTMKISRFERHLYNSAAFKARTKARSKCRDKRADVGEFF comes from the exons ATGCCCAAGCCTAAGAAGCGGGGGAGCAACCACCAGCGCGGAGCCG GTGGTCAGCCCAGAAATGTGCAGCCTTTTAGTGATGAAGATGCTTCAATTGAAACTATGAGCCACTGCAGTGGCTTCAGCGATCCTGCTAGCTTCACTGAGGATG GGCCTGAAGTTGATGAAGAAGCCACTCAAGAAGACTTAGAATACAAATTGAAGGGATTTATTGATCTTACATTGGACAAGAG TGCAAAGACAAGACAAGCAGCTCTTGAAAGTCtgaaaagtgctttttcttctaaaatactaTATGAATTTATCATGGAAAGGAGAATGACACTAACTGATAGCATTGAACGCTGCATAAAGAAAG GTAAGAGTGACGAACAGTGTGCAGCTGCCGGACTGGCATGTCTTCTGTGTGTGCAGATGGGGTCAGGAATTGAAAGTGAAGAGATTTTTAAGACCCTTGGTCCGGTTCTGAAGAAGATTGTCTGTGATGGAACAGCCAGTGTCCAAGCCAGACAGGCT GAGCTGTACTCTACTATGGAATGCCTGGAAAACATCTTCACAAAGGCCTATCAGCGAGACAGAGACACTAATGGCGTATCAAGTACCCATAATACTGTGCTTCACATCAGTGCTCTCTTAGCATGGACACTGTTGTTGACCATTTGTCCAATGAAtgaagtgaagaagaaaattgaaat GCACTTGCATAAACTTCCAAGTCTCCTGTCTTGTGATGACCTCAACATGAGAATAGCTGCTGGAGAAACACTAGCTCTTCTGTTTGAACTGGCACGTGAAACAGATGCT GATTTCTTTTATGAAGATATGGAGCTTCTGACAGAGAAACTAAGAGCTCTGGCTACTGATGGAAATAAGCACCGAGCCAAAGTAGATAAAAGAAAGCAGCGATCTGTCTTCAGAGATGTTCTACGAGCTGTTGAG GAGCGTGACTTTCCTACAGAGATGGTTAAGTTTGGACCTGAGCGCATGTATATTGACTGCtgggttaaaaaacaaacttacGATACCTTCAAGGAGATTCTGGGGTCGGGGATGCAATATCATTTGCAG TCAAATGACTTTCTTCGGAATGTGTTTGAGCTTGGTCCACCAGTAATGCTAGATGCTGCAACTCTGAAAACAATGAAGATATCCCGTTTTGAAAGG cACTTGTACAACTCTGCAGCATTCAAGGCTCGGACAAAGGCTAGAAGTAAATGTCGTGATAAAAGAGCAGACGTGGGGGAATTTTTCTAG
- the LSMEM1 gene encoding leucine-rich single-pass membrane protein 1 isoform X1, which produces MERPSLEINLPDTHEEGKLYVVDSLNNLNKLNVCPDVSQRVLDEEENTGGTGENTAGSNIRNQCLFFVTFILTLIVSLALVSFVIFLIIQTRNKMDQISSRLISEKKNIEELKKMNNMILKHLNQSEIKEKGRYFFTQSPDLQDYVFTHAELKVPGE; this is translated from the exons ATGGAGAGGCCTTCCTTGGAAATTAACCTGCCTGATACTCatgaagaaggaaaactttATGTGGTTGATTCTTTAAACAACCTAAACAAACTAAATGTTTGTCCAGATGTATCCCAACGTGTGCTAG ATGAAGAAGAGAACACTGGTGGTACTGGAGAAAACACGGCAGGGAGCAACATAAGAAACCAGTGTTTGTTCTTCGTCACCTTTATTCTTACTTTGATCGTCAGTTTGGCACTTGTTTCATTCGTAATATTCTTAATAA ttcAAACTAGAAACAAGATGGACCAAATATCAAGCAGACTAATATCTGAAAAGAAGAACATAGAAGAGCTTAAGAAAATGAACAATATGATATTGAAGCATCTAAATCAATCAGAAATTAAGGAAAAGGGGAGATACTTCTTCACACAGTCTCCCGATCTTCAGGATTACGTCTTTACCCATGCTGAGCTGAAAGTCCCTGGAGAATAG
- the LSMEM1 gene encoding leucine-rich single-pass membrane protein 1 isoform X2 — protein sequence MGEAGVLVCQLGWCQESFRHGDTMERPSLEINLPDTHEEGKLYVVDSLNNLNKLNVCPDVSQRVLDEEENTGGTGENTAGSNIRNQCLFFVTFILTLIVSLALVSFVIFLIIQTRNKMDQISSRLISEKKNIEELKKMNNMILKHLNQSEIKEKGRYFFTQSPDLQDYVFTHAELKVPGE from the exons ATGGGGGAGGCGGGGGTCCTTGTCTGCCAATTAGGATGGTGTCAGGAGTCCTTCAGGCATGGAG acaCAATGGAGAGGCCTTCCTTGGAAATTAACCTGCCTGATACTCatgaagaaggaaaactttATGTGGTTGATTCTTTAAACAACCTAAACAAACTAAATGTTTGTCCAGATGTATCCCAACGTGTGCTAG ATGAAGAAGAGAACACTGGTGGTACTGGAGAAAACACGGCAGGGAGCAACATAAGAAACCAGTGTTTGTTCTTCGTCACCTTTATTCTTACTTTGATCGTCAGTTTGGCACTTGTTTCATTCGTAATATTCTTAATAA ttcAAACTAGAAACAAGATGGACCAAATATCAAGCAGACTAATATCTGAAAAGAAGAACATAGAAGAGCTTAAGAAAATGAACAATATGATATTGAAGCATCTAAATCAATCAGAAATTAAGGAAAAGGGGAGATACTTCTTCACACAGTCTCCCGATCTTCAGGATTACGTCTTTACCCATGCTGAGCTGAAAGTCCCTGGAGAATAG